The Mycolicibacterium smegmatis genome has a window encoding:
- a CDS encoding MBL fold metallo-hydrolase, translating into MDEIVLGDVSVTRVMEYYGSVEMSPETFFPESPDGAWQRNEQWLAPDFFDPEANICISAIQTWVLRSEGRTILVDTGVGNHKQRPHSPVWHDLDTAFLGNLAAAGVAPGDVDLVINTHLHVDHVGWNTYLDDGSWVPTFPNATYLMPRPDFEFWNPENGHHSNPGARNVFEDSVAPVHAAGLTLLWDGNFQIDPNLTLEPAPGHTPGSSVVTLRSGTDRAVFVGDMMHTALQFVEPDTNSCFCEDPVQARVTRRRILGQAADTNTLVFPAHLGGHGGAELVRDGDRFSIKEWAPFKRVTAHA; encoded by the coding sequence ATGGACGAGATTGTGTTGGGCGACGTGTCGGTTACCCGCGTCATGGAGTACTACGGCTCTGTCGAGATGTCACCGGAGACGTTCTTTCCGGAGAGCCCCGACGGCGCCTGGCAACGCAACGAGCAGTGGCTCGCGCCGGACTTCTTCGACCCCGAAGCGAACATCTGCATATCGGCCATCCAGACCTGGGTGTTGCGCAGCGAGGGCAGGACCATCCTCGTCGACACCGGCGTGGGTAACCACAAACAACGGCCGCACTCACCGGTGTGGCACGACCTCGACACCGCGTTCCTCGGCAACCTCGCCGCCGCCGGGGTGGCGCCCGGGGACGTCGACCTGGTGATCAACACGCACCTGCATGTCGACCACGTCGGCTGGAACACCTATCTCGACGACGGCAGTTGGGTGCCGACGTTTCCCAACGCCACCTATCTGATGCCGAGGCCCGACTTCGAGTTCTGGAACCCGGAGAACGGGCATCACTCGAATCCAGGGGCCCGCAACGTGTTCGAGGACAGCGTCGCACCTGTGCACGCTGCGGGGCTGACGTTGTTGTGGGACGGCAACTTCCAGATCGACCCCAATCTGACGCTGGAGCCGGCCCCTGGCCACACGCCCGGTTCATCGGTGGTGACGCTGCGGTCCGGCACCGACCGGGCTGTCTTCGTCGGCGACATGATGCACACCGCACTGCAATTCGTCGAACCGGACACCAACAGTTGCTTCTGCGAGGATCCGGTGCAGGCGCGGGTCACCCGCCGCCGGATTCTGGGCCAGGCGGCAGACACGAACACGCTGGTGTTCCCCGCACATCTCGGTGGCCACGGCGGTGCCGAGCTGGTGCGGGACGGGGACCGGTTCTCGATCAAGGAATGGGCGCCGTTCAAGCGCGTGACCGCCCATGCCTGA
- the eno gene encoding phosphopyruvate hydratase codes for MMKITSVTARQLLDCKTRPLVEVEIATDSGHIGRGAAPTGSSVGAHEAFILRDGDPAEYNGLSVHRAVDAVNNEIAPALVGTELDLEANDRLMVELDGTPNKSRLGGNAIYSTSIALLRATAAAAGLPTYSWIAKHFGPGPVTQVPVPSFNMINGGRYGSVVQPFNEFIVMPYNASSIQDAVEKSVKLFGVLEEVLTEYLGRKPQVASSYGFASPSSDPREVLRLLMTAVERAGVADTMAFALDCASSEMYDAADGTYELNGERVSSDDVIDYTRRLSNEFPFVFIEDLLDEDDWTGYSKAVANIDKSIILGDDLIVTNRDRLQLAVESSAVGGFILKPNQVGTITEALDCYRYAVDHQLLAIPSGRSGGVIDDVVMDLSVGLSVPFQKNGAPRSGERIEKLNFLLRVADSMPECVLADVPAMVRF; via the coding sequence ATCATGAAAATCACCTCAGTGACCGCACGTCAGCTCCTCGACTGCAAGACACGACCTCTCGTTGAGGTCGAAATAGCCACGGACAGCGGCCATATCGGGCGAGGTGCCGCACCGACAGGCAGCTCCGTGGGCGCACATGAAGCGTTCATCCTGCGTGACGGAGACCCCGCCGAGTACAACGGGCTCAGCGTCCACCGCGCCGTCGACGCGGTAAACAACGAGATCGCACCAGCATTGGTCGGCACGGAACTCGACCTCGAAGCCAACGACCGACTCATGGTCGAACTCGACGGCACACCCAACAAGAGCCGTCTCGGCGGCAACGCCATCTACTCGACGTCCATCGCCCTGTTGCGCGCCACCGCGGCCGCCGCAGGCCTGCCCACCTACTCGTGGATCGCCAAGCACTTCGGCCCCGGGCCGGTCACCCAGGTCCCGGTGCCGAGCTTCAACATGATCAACGGCGGACGCTACGGCAGTGTCGTGCAGCCCTTCAACGAGTTCATCGTCATGCCGTACAACGCGTCCTCGATTCAGGATGCCGTCGAGAAGAGCGTGAAACTATTCGGCGTGCTCGAAGAGGTGCTCACCGAGTATCTGGGGCGCAAGCCGCAGGTGGCGTCGTCGTACGGTTTCGCAAGCCCGTCCTCGGACCCGCGGGAAGTGCTGCGGCTGCTGATGACCGCGGTGGAGCGCGCCGGTGTTGCCGACACCATGGCCTTCGCTTTGGACTGTGCGTCCAGCGAGATGTACGACGCCGCGGACGGAACCTACGAACTCAACGGGGAACGCGTCAGCTCCGACGATGTGATCGACTACACCCGCCGGCTCAGCAACGAGTTCCCATTTGTCTTCATCGAAGATCTCCTCGACGAGGATGACTGGACCGGATACTCCAAAGCTGTAGCGAATATCGACAAGTCGATCATTCTGGGTGACGACCTCATCGTCACCAACCGTGATCGTCTGCAGCTCGCGGTGGAATCCTCAGCGGTAGGCGGGTTCATCCTCAAACCCAACCAGGTCGGCACGATCACCGAGGCGCTGGACTGTTATCGCTACGCGGTCGATCACCAACTCTTGGCCATTCCTTCGGGCCGCTCCGGTGGTGTCATCGACGACGTCGTCATGGATCTGTCGGTCGGTCTGTCGGTGCCGTTCCAGAAGAACGGAGCGCCACGCTCAGGCGAACGTATTGAGAAGCTCAACTTCCTTCTGCGAGTGGCTGACTCGATGCCAGAGTGCGTGCTTGCCGACGTGCCCGCGATGGTCAGGTTCTGA
- a CDS encoding carboxylesterase/lipase family protein yields MPDPIVVTADGAVRGRRDGDAHVFHAIPYAAPPTGAARFTEPAPHPPWRGVRDATQPGPTAPQPNRGGFGALDMSPFFGQGWIPGSDYLTVNVWAPPAAEQAPVMVFVHGGGFVAGSTRSPLYDGTAFARDGVVLVTVTYRLGIAGFLSLPGAPDNRGLLDVVAALRWVRDNIGAFGGDPGNVTLFGQSAGATITAAVAATPDAGRLIRRAIVQSGNGMGAFDREQAARVTHAAAERLGIKPTLDDFARVSDERLVDVSGQLTGLDLRTTDRFDPLVGLSPFSIVLTRQAAETIGDEVPMLIGTNTEEGNLYLAPGGLLDTSTAADVRSLAARVDTDPAALVARYRDRHPRAGWGELRSAILGDALFGTGSRRLAQVHPATTHRYEFGWRSASLDGRLGAAHAVELPFVFDRLHLGVLRGPRALLGPGEPPAALAAEMHGAWVGYARTGDPGWSQSVTHRFTG; encoded by the coding sequence ATGCCTGATCCGATCGTCGTCACCGCCGACGGCGCGGTCCGGGGCCGGCGCGACGGTGACGCGCACGTATTTCACGCCATCCCGTATGCCGCACCGCCCACCGGCGCAGCGCGCTTCACCGAGCCCGCGCCGCATCCCCCGTGGCGCGGCGTGCGCGACGCCACACAGCCGGGACCGACTGCGCCGCAGCCCAACCGGGGCGGGTTCGGCGCGCTGGACATGTCGCCGTTCTTCGGTCAGGGCTGGATACCCGGCTCGGACTACTTGACCGTCAACGTGTGGGCACCGCCTGCCGCCGAGCAGGCGCCGGTCATGGTGTTCGTGCACGGCGGTGGCTTCGTCGCCGGATCCACCCGGTCACCGCTGTACGACGGCACGGCGTTCGCCCGTGACGGCGTGGTACTCGTGACCGTCACCTACAGGCTGGGCATCGCGGGATTTCTCAGCCTGCCTGGCGCGCCGGACAATCGCGGTCTGCTCGACGTCGTCGCCGCACTGCGGTGGGTGCGAGACAACATCGGTGCGTTCGGCGGCGATCCCGGCAATGTCACGCTGTTCGGCCAATCCGCCGGCGCGACGATCACCGCTGCTGTGGCAGCCACGCCCGACGCCGGACGGCTGATCCGTCGCGCGATCGTCCAGAGCGGCAATGGCATGGGTGCATTCGACCGAGAGCAGGCCGCGAGGGTGACGCACGCGGCGGCCGAACGGCTCGGCATTAAGCCGACTCTCGACGACTTCGCGCGGGTGAGCGACGAGCGCCTCGTTGACGTGTCAGGTCAATTGACCGGGCTGGATCTACGGACCACCGACCGGTTCGATCCGCTGGTGGGGCTCAGCCCTTTCAGCATCGTGCTTACGCGTCAAGCCGCAGAGACCATCGGCGACGAGGTGCCCATGCTGATCGGCACCAACACCGAGGAAGGCAATCTGTACCTGGCTCCCGGCGGCCTGCTCGACACCTCGACCGCCGCCGACGTCCGCAGCCTGGCAGCGCGCGTCGACACCGATCCGGCGGCTCTGGTGGCGCGCTATCGCGACCGGCACCCGCGGGCCGGCTGGGGTGAACTGCGGTCGGCAATCCTGGGTGACGCGTTGTTCGGCACGGGCAGCCGCCGGCTGGCCCAGGTGCATCCGGCGACTACGCACCGCTACGAGTTCGGTTGGCGCTCAGCGTCCTTGGACGGGCGACTGGGTGCGGCCCACGCGGTGGAGCTGCCGTTCGTGTTCGACCGGCTCCACCTGGGCGTCTTGCGCGGCCCCCGCGCGTTGCTCGGTCCCGGCGAACCTCCGGCCGCGCTGGCCGCCGAGATGCACGGCGCCTGGGTTGGTTATGCCAGAACCGGTGACCCCGGTTGGTCGCAGTCGGTGACGCACCGGTTCACGGGCTGA
- a CDS encoding cytochrome P450, with the protein MISPTPPHESRPSAALSTAPDQTELLPFYHPDLFNDPYPHFRRLRDEFPVLKLDDGTYVLSRYADISTVLRHAKTSVQQLDFGAFDIFHSAVIGLDAPAHTWHRRLVNKLFTPKSVRSWMSTTASFVEQALSAVESTGHIEAVRELCLVPTHATMCCMLGMTGEHADEVRHYTYEFARGFGIVATDDDLKAGAEGSEWLEKYCADAIAQVRREPQPGVIAAYIDAEDRGDITSREATANIMLFLATGHFSTVTLVAHGLERMARDPELFAVFRDDPAVRPKIVNELVRFITPETGVTRLLLEDVEVAGTVIPAGAPVYVLLASANRDERAFADPDRFDYRRSTQGSQQLAFAAGPHSCMGQILARQSTETILTAVTQRCKAIELIGEPVYNSIQHARQWKTMNLQLTF; encoded by the coding sequence ATGATCTCCCCGACACCGCCGCACGAGAGCCGCCCCAGTGCCGCCCTGTCGACCGCGCCAGACCAGACGGAGCTCCTGCCGTTCTACCATCCAGACCTCTTTAACGATCCCTATCCGCACTTCCGGCGGCTCCGCGATGAATTTCCCGTCCTCAAGCTGGACGACGGCACGTACGTTCTCTCGCGGTACGCGGATATTTCCACAGTGCTACGGCACGCGAAAACCTCGGTGCAGCAACTCGATTTCGGCGCCTTCGACATCTTTCACTCTGCGGTGATCGGACTGGATGCGCCTGCCCACACCTGGCACCGGAGACTCGTCAACAAACTGTTCACCCCGAAGTCGGTACGCAGCTGGATGTCCACCACCGCCTCCTTTGTCGAACAGGCATTGTCCGCGGTGGAGTCGACGGGCCACATCGAGGCGGTACGTGAACTGTGCCTCGTCCCAACGCATGCGACGATGTGCTGCATGCTCGGCATGACCGGCGAGCACGCAGACGAAGTACGTCACTACACGTATGAATTCGCTCGCGGCTTCGGCATCGTGGCCACCGACGACGACCTCAAGGCCGGCGCCGAGGGCAGTGAATGGCTCGAAAAGTACTGCGCCGATGCGATCGCGCAGGTACGCCGAGAGCCCCAGCCCGGTGTCATCGCCGCCTATATCGACGCCGAGGATCGCGGCGACATCACCAGTCGGGAAGCAACGGCGAACATCATGCTGTTCCTGGCAACCGGCCACTTTTCGACGGTGACGCTCGTTGCGCACGGTTTGGAGCGCATGGCCAGGGACCCTGAGCTTTTCGCCGTTTTTCGAGACGATCCCGCGGTTCGGCCGAAGATCGTGAACGAGCTGGTGCGGTTCATCACACCGGAAACCGGTGTCACACGTCTGCTGCTCGAGGATGTGGAGGTCGCCGGCACCGTGATACCGGCCGGCGCGCCCGTGTACGTGTTGCTTGCATCGGCCAACCGCGACGAGCGTGCCTTTGCCGACCCCGACCGGTTCGACTACCGACGCTCGACTCAGGGAAGTCAGCAGCTTGCCTTCGCCGCTGGGCCCCATTCCTGCATGGGGCAGATCCTGGCTCGCCAGTCGACCGAGACCATCCTGACTGCTGTCACGCAGCGCTGCAAGGCAATTGAGCTAATCGGTGAGCCCGTGTACAACAGTATCCAGCATGCCCGTCAATGGAAGACGATGAATCTGCAGCTGACCTTCTGA
- a CDS encoding MBL fold metallo-hydrolase: MGTIQCIVTSGKFELDAGSWDVDNNIWLVGDDSDVIVFDAAHTAAPIIDAVAGRNVVAVVCTHGHNDHVTVAPELGRALDAPVLLHPGDDVLWQMTHPAEQFHAVDGGATLQVGGIELLGLHTPGHSPGSVCWFAPELGAVFSGDTLFHGGPGATGRSFSDFPTILDSIKNRLGTLPDDTVVHTGHGDNTTIGDELVNYHQWVARGH, from the coding sequence ATGGGCACCATCCAATGCATCGTCACCTCGGGAAAGTTCGAACTCGACGCAGGCAGCTGGGACGTCGACAACAACATCTGGCTCGTTGGCGATGACTCGGATGTCATCGTCTTCGATGCCGCCCACACCGCTGCCCCCATCATCGATGCCGTCGCCGGGCGTAACGTCGTGGCCGTGGTCTGCACCCACGGTCACAATGACCACGTCACCGTCGCCCCCGAGCTCGGCAGAGCCCTCGATGCTCCGGTGCTGCTGCACCCGGGCGATGATGTGCTGTGGCAGATGACCCACCCCGCCGAGCAGTTCCACGCCGTCGACGGCGGCGCGACCCTTCAGGTCGGCGGAATCGAACTGCTCGGCCTGCACACCCCGGGCCACTCACCGGGTTCGGTGTGCTGGTTCGCCCCCGAACTCGGCGCAGTGTTCTCCGGCGACACCCTGTTCCACGGCGGCCCGGGCGCCACCGGTCGCTCCTTCTCGGATTTCCCGACCATCCTCGACTCGATCAAGAACCGGCTCGGCACGCTGCCCGACGACACAGTCGTCCATACCGGACACGGTGACAACACCACGATTGGTGACGAGCTGGTGAACTATCACCAGTGGGTTGCCCGCGGCCACTGA
- a CDS encoding tyramine oxidase subunit B gives MGARTDFLFLSEPDCIDAGVLDVNRCVDVCEEVFGLLAQGDYLMGGPNHNSHGMGVVFPTSSPFPNMPLAGPDRRFVAMPGYLGGRFDVCGNKWYGSNHANTAKGLPRSVLTLMLNDKETGEPLCLMSANLLSSARTGAVPAVAARHLASATASSVAVLGCGPINRACLKAIASQLPDLKRVYCFDIFEAAAENLASWARQALGVDAVVENDLQTAVADAEVVTVAASRVKPLVIQNDWLAPEATVLVSGPISADDAFWLDNHIVLDHVALHEAYVEEAVASPDKQAAYNGVIGGPLYRLIDDERLPPLKDFTDLGTVLQAPADRDHGDGRRTVFIACGMSVFDLGWGFETYSTALAKGIGTPLTLWDTPFAE, from the coding sequence ATGGGTGCACGCACCGATTTTCTGTTTCTGTCCGAACCGGACTGCATCGACGCGGGCGTTCTCGACGTCAACCGCTGCGTCGACGTCTGCGAGGAGGTGTTTGGACTTCTCGCTCAGGGTGACTACCTGATGGGCGGACCCAACCACAACAGCCACGGCATGGGAGTCGTCTTTCCGACGTCCAGCCCGTTCCCGAACATGCCGCTGGCCGGCCCGGACCGGCGTTTTGTGGCCATGCCCGGCTACCTCGGAGGGCGCTTCGATGTCTGCGGCAACAAGTGGTACGGCTCCAACCACGCCAACACCGCAAAAGGACTACCACGATCGGTCCTGACCTTGATGCTCAACGACAAGGAGACCGGCGAGCCACTGTGCCTCATGTCGGCCAATCTTTTGAGCTCCGCCCGAACCGGGGCGGTGCCAGCGGTCGCAGCACGTCACCTGGCAAGCGCCACAGCGAGCTCGGTCGCAGTTCTGGGCTGTGGGCCGATCAACCGGGCCTGTCTCAAGGCGATCGCCAGTCAGCTACCAGACCTCAAGCGTGTGTACTGCTTCGACATCTTCGAGGCGGCTGCCGAGAACCTGGCCAGTTGGGCGCGGCAGGCCCTCGGTGTCGACGCCGTCGTCGAGAACGATCTGCAGACGGCAGTGGCCGACGCCGAGGTCGTCACCGTGGCCGCCTCGCGCGTGAAACCTCTCGTCATCCAGAATGACTGGCTTGCTCCCGAGGCCACCGTCCTCGTCTCCGGACCGATCTCAGCAGATGACGCCTTCTGGCTGGACAACCACATCGTGCTCGATCACGTTGCCCTGCATGAGGCTTACGTGGAAGAGGCCGTGGCATCCCCCGACAAACAGGCCGCATACAACGGTGTCATCGGCGGTCCGCTCTACCGCTTGATCGACGACGAGAGGCTGCCGCCGCTCAAAGACTTCACCGACCTCGGCACGGTCCTTCAGGCACCTGCCGATCGTGATCACGGCGATGGCCGACGCACGGTGTTCATCGCCTGCGGCATGTCGGTGTTCGACCTCGGCTGGGGATTCGAAACCTATAGCACGGCGCTCGCCAAAGGCATCGGGACGCCCCTGACGCTGTGGGACACACCGTTCGCTGAATGA
- a CDS encoding LysR substrate-binding domain-containing protein — protein sequence MLNLHRMRLLVELSRRGTLAQVAQALSFSTSTISQQLSQLETEAGVRLIEPVGRGVGLTAAGHILVEHAERILQQIDRAEAALAATRSEIVGVVKVATFQTAAISLIPDLLRILGERHPGLTVYLSEIQPDAGAAALLAREFDLVLGEEYPGHELPPPAGIESRPLLSDVLRLYVGSQLRPHATKASLSDFADLPWVLEPKGKPARAWAESACRAAGFEPDVRYESADLLVQARLAETDHAVAVLPDLVWKTRRAEAQLVDLPGLPVRQVYTAVRTGAETRPVLAEIRNVLVTISRPQGVG from the coding sequence ATGCTCAATCTGCACCGCATGCGTTTGCTGGTGGAACTGAGCAGGCGCGGCACGCTGGCACAAGTGGCGCAGGCACTATCGTTCAGCACCTCGACCATTAGTCAGCAGCTCAGCCAGCTGGAGACCGAGGCGGGTGTTCGCCTTATTGAGCCGGTCGGACGAGGTGTCGGTTTGACCGCTGCAGGACACATACTTGTCGAACATGCCGAGCGAATCTTGCAGCAGATCGATCGCGCAGAGGCGGCCCTCGCGGCGACCCGCTCGGAGATCGTCGGCGTCGTCAAAGTGGCCACATTCCAGACGGCAGCGATCTCCCTCATTCCTGACCTACTGCGCATACTGGGCGAACGCCACCCTGGGCTCACGGTGTACCTGTCTGAGATCCAACCCGACGCCGGAGCCGCAGCACTGCTGGCCCGCGAGTTCGACCTGGTCCTCGGCGAGGAGTACCCCGGGCACGAACTACCGCCGCCGGCGGGAATCGAAAGCCGGCCCCTGCTGAGCGACGTACTGCGACTCTACGTGGGCTCGCAGTTACGGCCACACGCCACAAAGGCCTCGCTTTCGGACTTCGCCGATCTGCCCTGGGTGCTCGAACCAAAAGGCAAACCCGCCCGCGCCTGGGCTGAATCAGCCTGCCGAGCAGCAGGGTTCGAGCCCGACGTCCGATACGAGTCGGCCGACCTGTTGGTGCAGGCACGGCTGGCAGAGACTGACCATGCGGTCGCAGTCCTGCCTGACCTCGTGTGGAAAACACGCCGAGCTGAGGCACAGCTCGTCGATCTTCCCGGTCTGCCCGTCCGGCAGGTCTACACCGCCGTGCGGACCGGCGCCGAGACGCGCCCGGTGCTCGCCGAGATCAGAAACGTACTGGTAACAATCTCGCGTCCGCAGGGGGTGGGTTGA
- a CDS encoding TetR/AcrR family transcriptional regulator has translation MTPVRPYRGIEAADRLSQRRGQLLAAGLDLLGAENAELTVRAVCKQAGLAARYFYESFSDKDQFVAEVYDWVIADIAISIQSAVTAVPLPEQTAAGMDTIVRIIADDPRIGRLLFSTQQSNEVLARKRVESIAFFAGLLGQHAGDTLRLKENDELRAVSHFVVGGVTQTLSAWLAGEITFTPEQLVDQLRLMLDALGTLQPGERDAHHRD, from the coding sequence GTGACGCCGGTCCGCCCATACCGTGGCATCGAAGCGGCCGACCGCCTCTCGCAGCGCCGCGGTCAGCTGCTGGCGGCCGGGTTGGACCTGTTGGGCGCCGAGAACGCCGAGCTGACAGTCCGGGCGGTGTGCAAGCAAGCCGGGCTGGCCGCGCGCTACTTCTACGAGAGCTTCTCCGACAAGGACCAGTTCGTCGCCGAGGTCTACGACTGGGTGATCGCCGACATCGCCATCTCGATCCAGAGCGCCGTCACGGCCGTTCCGCTACCGGAGCAGACCGCGGCCGGCATGGACACCATCGTGCGGATCATCGCCGACGATCCGCGCATCGGCCGGCTGTTGTTCAGCACCCAGCAGTCCAACGAGGTGCTGGCCCGAAAACGCGTCGAATCCATCGCGTTTTTCGCGGGCCTGCTCGGTCAGCACGCCGGTGACACGTTGCGACTGAAAGAGAACGACGAACTCAGGGCGGTGTCGCATTTTGTGGTCGGCGGGGTGACCCAGACCCTCAGTGCCTGGCTGGCCGGTGAGATCACCTTCACCCCTGAACAACTCGTCGATCAATTGCGCCTGATGCTGGACGCGTTGGGGACCCTGCAGCCCGGCGAGCGCGACGCACATCACCGAGATTGA
- a CDS encoding helix-turn-helix transcriptional regulator, with the protein MTTGQLGEFLRARRSRLSPEDVGLARFGERRRVPGLRREELAQLAGVSVSYYTRLEQGQSVNASDAILDALADALQLDAHERRHLRELAAQRSQPARRPPAERVSALTRDLLRSLDNLPAIVVGRRTDILAWNALGHALFAGHVDPSLVDRPSERPNLARLLFLDPHTRELYADWERKARAVVGNLRLVAGRFPEDALLAGLIGELSMKSPEFVSLWADHRVKPCEADTYDLRHPLVGAFTVTQQNLKIARNAEQSLCLVTTAAGSASADTMELLARSVQGKNIQDLQRGGGSPGPSNARVPRTASRSSRSNTNGSSTA; encoded by the coding sequence ATGACCACCGGACAACTCGGCGAGTTCTTGCGGGCCCGACGCAGCCGCCTCAGCCCCGAAGACGTCGGCTTGGCGCGCTTCGGGGAGCGCCGGCGGGTGCCTGGCCTGCGACGCGAGGAGCTCGCCCAGCTGGCCGGGGTGAGCGTGTCCTACTACACGCGCCTGGAGCAGGGACAGTCGGTGAACGCGTCGGACGCGATCCTCGATGCGTTGGCAGATGCGCTGCAGTTGGATGCCCACGAGAGGCGCCACCTGCGTGAACTCGCCGCACAGCGGTCTCAGCCTGCCCGGCGGCCGCCGGCCGAGCGGGTCAGCGCGCTGACCCGGGATCTCCTACGTTCACTGGACAACCTCCCCGCGATCGTGGTGGGCCGACGCACGGACATCCTGGCCTGGAACGCCCTGGGACATGCGCTGTTCGCCGGGCATGTCGACCCCTCCCTGGTGGATCGTCCCAGTGAGCGACCAAACCTTGCCCGGCTGCTGTTTCTCGATCCGCACACCCGCGAGCTGTACGCCGACTGGGAGCGCAAGGCCCGCGCGGTGGTCGGCAACTTGCGCTTGGTCGCGGGGCGGTTTCCCGAAGACGCCCTGCTGGCAGGGTTGATCGGCGAGCTGTCCATGAAGAGCCCCGAATTCGTGTCCCTGTGGGCAGATCATCGCGTCAAGCCGTGTGAGGCCGACACTTACGACCTCCGCCATCCGCTGGTCGGCGCGTTCACCGTCACACAGCAGAACCTCAAGATCGCCCGCAACGCCGAGCAGTCCCTGTGCCTCGTCACGACCGCTGCCGGTTCCGCGTCGGCGGACACGATGGAACTGCTGGCCCGATCCGTCCAGGGGAAAAATATCCAAGACCTCCAGCGCGGCGGAGGTTCGCCGGGACCGAGCAATGCGCGGGTGCCGCGCACGGCGTCCAGGTCAAGCCGGTCGAATACAAACGGCAGCTCCACAGCGTGA
- a CDS encoding glycerate kinase type-2 family protein: MNKIKNYGDLIRLGDSESRSIVLNIADKVLTRLDAYHRIKEITRLDGDVLTIGTRSWDLSTKKNIYLVGAGKACNHMAMAIDEILGDRLTRGIAIVKISEDSDRFQRTEVHVGGHPIPDETGHKAALEILALADQAGPDDLFIAVISGGSSALMSCPIEGITLQDEMDATDVLLKSGAGIYEINAIRRHISQTNGGRLAQRIARSGAELIGFGISDAVGNPPSGDITRPYANYASTPIGPDTTTLADARAVIDNYDLADRLPRSIVDYLQSAGEEDETPKAFPDNTYFLLNTLPDSCLYAKEIAEHMGLPAMIVSSFLEGESSDAGTFFASIAREAQASGNPIAPPCVLIAAGETTTHIPDNSIIGGHGGPGHELVAGFALAATKTIGAAMVSLDSEGTDGTTTAAGGLCDSTSLARAEQCGVNLHEALRTHATHEALVAIGDAVFTGNTGTNLCDLNILYIPARPA, from the coding sequence GTGAACAAGATCAAGAACTACGGCGATCTCATTCGGTTGGGAGACAGCGAATCACGGTCGATTGTCCTGAACATCGCCGACAAGGTTCTGACCCGATTGGACGCCTACCACCGGATCAAGGAAATCACGCGCCTCGATGGCGACGTTCTCACCATCGGCACCCGCAGCTGGGATCTGTCGACCAAGAAGAACATCTATCTGGTCGGCGCCGGCAAGGCCTGCAACCACATGGCCATGGCAATCGATGAGATCCTCGGCGACCGTCTCACCCGCGGCATCGCGATCGTCAAGATCTCCGAGGACAGCGACCGGTTCCAGCGCACCGAGGTTCACGTCGGGGGCCACCCGATTCCCGACGAAACCGGCCATAAAGCCGCGCTGGAGATCCTGGCGCTCGCCGATCAGGCCGGCCCTGATGACCTGTTCATCGCCGTCATCTCCGGTGGCTCGTCAGCGCTGATGAGTTGTCCCATAGAGGGAATCACGCTGCAAGACGAGATGGACGCCACCGACGTCCTACTCAAGAGCGGCGCAGGGATCTACGAGATCAACGCCATCCGGCGACACATCTCACAGACCAACGGCGGCCGCCTCGCCCAGCGCATCGCCCGGTCCGGTGCGGAACTGATCGGTTTCGGAATTTCCGACGCAGTGGGCAATCCGCCGTCCGGCGATATCACCAGGCCCTACGCCAACTACGCGTCCACACCGATCGGCCCGGACACGACAACGCTCGCCGATGCGCGAGCCGTCATCGACAACTATGACCTCGCGGACAGGTTGCCCCGCTCGATCGTCGACTATCTCCAGTCTGCCGGTGAGGAAGACGAGACGCCGAAGGCATTCCCGGACAACACATATTTCCTGCTGAACACGCTTCCTGATTCCTGCCTGTACGCCAAGGAAATTGCCGAACACATGGGACTTCCGGCGATGATCGTGAGCTCCTTCCTCGAGGGCGAGAGCAGCGATGCCGGAACATTTTTCGCATCCATCGCCCGTGAGGCCCAGGCCAGTGGAAACCCGATTGCACCGCCCTGCGTCCTGATCGCAGCCGGCGAGACCACCACCCACATCCCGGACAACAGCATCATCGGTGGACACGGCGGGCCCGGTCATGAGCTGGTGGCCGGATTTGCCCTTGCCGCTACGAAAACGATTGGTGCTGCCATGGTCTCACTCGACTCCGAGGGCACCGACGGCACCACCACAGCGGCAGGCGGATTGTGTGACTCGACCAGCCTGGCCCGCGCCGAACAGTGCGGCGTGAATCTGCACGAAGCCCTGCGTACTCACGCCACCCACGAGGCGCTGGTTGCCATCGGGGACGCAGTTTTCACCGGTAACACCGGGACCAACCTGTGCGACCTGAACATCCTCTACATCCCCGCGCGACCGGCCTGA